From a single Syntrophorhabdales bacterium genomic region:
- a CDS encoding pitrilysin family protein, translated as MIWEMIARLRCIWLLVCVSILVATQSLAGLADQVVEKTFQNGLKVILLENHKAPVVTFQVWYRVGSRNEQWGKTGLSHMLEHMMFKGSKRYSAQEFTKIIAENGGNDNAFTSEDFTAYFENIGSDKVHVLIDIEADRMHNLVLKDEDFKTERMVVLEERRMRTEDDPQGYLVEQLQAVAFQTSPYHWPTIGWKEDIERFTLADLKTYYDVYYNPVNAFIVVVGDFRREDLLSRIEKAFAAIPGGSAPDQKKDVDQPQTGERRVYVKREAELPYLVMAYHVPNLRSPDGYVLEVIAALLSSGKSSRLYRSLIQEKQLALSVDADNSLLSRDPNLFTLSAQPLAEDNAAEVEKTLDEEIERLLKEPVGDKELEKAKNQLEAAFVFGQASFFYQGMLLAQHEIALDWRAVDDYIPSIRKVTPEDIIRVARLYFTEDNRSVGRLVPLPPQEGKPAPKEMPASGRVIR; from the coding sequence GTGATCTGGGAAATGATAGCTCGATTGAGATGTATCTGGTTACTTGTCTGTGTTTCTATTCTCGTTGCCACTCAGTCTCTTGCCGGCCTCGCAGACCAGGTTGTGGAAAAAACCTTCCAGAATGGCCTCAAGGTTATCCTGCTTGAGAACCACAAGGCGCCCGTGGTCACCTTCCAGGTTTGGTATAGAGTGGGATCTCGTAATGAGCAGTGGGGAAAGACAGGCCTCTCCCACATGCTGGAACACATGATGTTCAAGGGATCCAAGAGGTACAGCGCGCAGGAATTTACCAAGATCATCGCTGAGAACGGTGGAAACGATAACGCTTTTACGTCGGAGGACTTTACCGCGTATTTCGAGAATATAGGCTCGGACAAAGTGCACGTGCTCATCGACATTGAAGCGGATCGGATGCACAACCTGGTTCTTAAGGATGAAGACTTCAAGACCGAGAGGATGGTGGTGCTGGAGGAACGAAGGATGCGAACAGAAGATGATCCTCAGGGCTATCTTGTGGAGCAGCTGCAGGCGGTCGCGTTCCAGACTTCGCCGTACCACTGGCCGACCATCGGCTGGAAAGAGGATATAGAGAGGTTTACGCTCGCGGATCTGAAAACGTACTACGACGTTTACTACAACCCGGTCAATGCATTTATTGTAGTGGTGGGTGATTTCCGCAGGGAAGACCTCCTGTCGAGAATAGAGAAGGCGTTCGCCGCCATTCCAGGAGGATCTGCGCCGGATCAGAAGAAAGACGTAGACCAACCGCAGACAGGCGAGCGAAGGGTATACGTGAAGCGGGAAGCTGAGCTGCCGTATCTCGTGATGGCATACCACGTGCCCAATCTCCGTTCCCCTGACGGTTACGTTCTCGAAGTAATCGCGGCTCTGCTTTCCAGCGGGAAAAGTTCGAGGCTCTACCGAAGCCTCATTCAAGAGAAGCAACTCGCACTTTCCGTCGACGCTGATAATTCGCTGCTTTCCCGGGACCCAAACCTGTTCACACTCTCGGCCCAGCCACTGGCCGAAGACAACGCTGCTGAAGTCGAGAAGACTCTTGACGAAGAGATAGAGCGCCTCCTCAAAGAGCCGGTGGGCGACAAGGAACTGGAAAAGGCGAAGAACCAGCTCGAGGCCGCATTCGTGTTCGGCCAGGCTTCATTCTTCTATCAGGGCATGTTGCTGGCTCAGCACGAGATTGCGCTTGACTGGCGGGCTGTCGATGACTACATCCCTTCGATCAGGAAAGTAACCCCGGAAGATATCATCAGGGTGGCACGACTATACTTCACTGAGGATAATCGTAGTGTGGGCAGATTGGTCCCTTTGCCGCCGCAAGAGGGTAAACCGGCGCCGAAGGAGATGCCTGCCTCCGGAAGAGTCATACGATAA
- the pgsB gene encoding poly-gamma-glutamate synthase PgsB produces the protein MYAGIAGANILLVLFVILVLFGLREGWLHRRNLSRIPIRIHVNGTRGKSSVVRLIAGGLREGGIRTCAKTTGTLARMILPDATEYPVFRPAGANVIEQVRIVSVAAAYNAQAIVVECMALQPLLQWLCESRFLKATHGVITNARADHLDVMGPEEKDVAMALAGTTPIDAKLFTAEERHLPAFEYASRDRGTKLVAVSPQEITLVTDQEMQGFSYVEHKENVALALSVCADLGIDRKTALRGMWKATPDPGAMTVAHVRFFGRHLYFVNAFAANDPESSERLYRMAMELFPGVEKRILIFNCRTDRPDRSRQLGEACVQWPSADHYVLMGSGTYFLVRAALKKGIPVERFLFVERQSEGDIFESIVELAGTSALVVGLGNTKGQGLSLVRFFNNRSTLKDVVQKEVS, from the coding sequence GTGTACGCGGGAATCGCTGGAGCCAACATTCTCCTTGTTCTCTTTGTCATCCTCGTCCTCTTCGGCCTCCGCGAAGGCTGGCTCCACAGGCGCAACCTCTCCCGAATACCTATTCGTATCCATGTGAACGGTACACGCGGAAAATCGAGTGTCGTGCGCTTGATCGCCGGAGGATTACGCGAAGGTGGCATAAGGACATGTGCCAAGACAACCGGAACACTCGCCAGAATGATCCTGCCTGATGCTACGGAATACCCTGTATTCAGGCCTGCAGGCGCGAACGTCATTGAACAGGTGCGCATCGTTTCCGTTGCGGCAGCTTACAATGCGCAGGCGATCGTCGTTGAATGCATGGCTCTCCAGCCTCTACTCCAGTGGCTCTGCGAGTCTCGATTCCTCAAGGCTACGCATGGGGTGATTACCAACGCCCGTGCCGATCATCTTGACGTGATGGGCCCCGAAGAGAAGGATGTGGCAATGGCTCTCGCGGGCACCACGCCCATTGACGCAAAGCTCTTTACCGCTGAAGAGAGGCATTTGCCGGCTTTCGAGTATGCGTCGCGGGATCGCGGAACCAAGCTGGTAGCCGTTTCCCCTCAGGAAATAACCCTCGTCACCGATCAGGAAATGCAGGGCTTTTCTTACGTCGAACACAAAGAGAATGTTGCCCTGGCTCTAAGCGTTTGTGCAGATCTCGGTATCGACAGAAAAACGGCGCTGCGGGGCATGTGGAAAGCCACTCCCGATCCGGGGGCAATGACTGTGGCCCATGTCAGGTTTTTTGGACGTCACCTCTATTTTGTCAATGCCTTTGCCGCGAACGATCCCGAATCCTCAGAACGGCTCTATAGGATGGCAATGGAACTCTTTCCTGGCGTTGAAAAACGGATCCTCATATTCAACTGCAGAACGGACCGGCCGGACCGCTCCCGTCAACTGGGCGAGGCCTGCGTCCAATGGCCTTCGGCTGACCACTATGTGTTAATGGGAAGCGGAACCTATTTTCTGGTCAGGGCTGCCCTGAAGAAGGGGATCCCAGTGGAAAGGTTTTTATTTGTCGAGCGTCAGAGCGAAGGCGATATTTTTGAATCGATCGTTGAGTTGGCCGGCACATCCGCACTCGTTGTTGGCCTCGGCAATACGAAGGGGCAGGGTTTGAGCCTTGTCCGTTTTTTCAACAACCGGAGCACGTTGAAGGACGTAGTGCAGAAGGAGGTGTCATGA
- the pgsC gene encoding poly-gamma-glutamate biosynthesis protein PgsC encodes MIELLPVSIGIGLAVNLFFSELFGIAGGGLVVPGYLALHLTEPLSVIVTVAAGLAAYGLVRALSSMVIIYGRRRTILMILAGYLMGVVARYFIGAQTEEAAIQYAVIGFIVPGLIAVWLDRRGIIESLCSLITASVVVRLILILIFGSELNQ; translated from the coding sequence ATGATCGAGCTTCTTCCGGTCTCCATAGGGATCGGCCTCGCAGTAAACCTTTTCTTCTCGGAACTCTTCGGGATCGCAGGAGGAGGACTGGTCGTGCCCGGCTATCTCGCGTTGCACCTGACAGAGCCATTGAGTGTCATCGTGACGGTGGCCGCCGGCTTGGCCGCTTACGGTCTGGTGCGCGCGCTCAGTTCGATGGTCATTATCTACGGCAGACGCCGCACGATCCTCATGATTCTTGCGGGCTACCTGATGGGCGTGGTAGCGCGCTACTTTATTGGCGCCCAGACAGAGGAAGCCGCAATCCAGTACGCGGTGATCGGCTTTATTGTTCCCGGCTTGATAGCAGTCTGGCTGGACCGCAGGGGTATCATAGAATCCCTCTGCTCACTCATCACCGCATCCGTCGTTGTTCGTCTGATTCTCATCCTTATTTTCGGTTCGGAGTTGAATCAGTGA
- the pgsW gene encoding poly-gamma-glutamate system protein, whose amino-acid sequence MKKIYWRPQSTPLFAFIVIAFLAVGGLVSVEHFQILKQKPFYIDKVEASKLALAAMELVREERLDRGIPIDPQADPTGSGLIGSFVTSVTSEAADLEAKQTSINPNFAAIVVELLREAGVKDGDPVAISFSGSFPVLNIAACAAIATLHLKPIIISSVSSSQWGANYPDFLWIDMENLLNTKDIFPFRSQAASMGGRHDRGAELTEKGRKEILDAISRNRLTLIKSATIHEDIDSRMAIYFAKARPRAYLNVGGGRAAAGIRTFKRLLKPGLLFLTQHADGGPDSVIRRFLREGVPVIHLGDVKELAKHYHLPIAPAAMPKVGEGSVYYQRSYNLWLAGIVLLALICGFYVFARSDWGFRILQSAPHKTDVGPPEPMI is encoded by the coding sequence GTGAAAAAAATCTACTGGAGACCACAGAGTACGCCCCTCTTCGCTTTCATAGTGATCGCTTTTTTGGCGGTCGGCGGACTGGTCTCTGTCGAGCACTTTCAGATTCTCAAACAAAAGCCTTTCTACATCGATAAAGTGGAAGCCTCGAAGCTCGCGTTGGCAGCCATGGAACTGGTCAGGGAAGAGCGGCTGGACCGGGGCATCCCCATCGATCCCCAGGCGGACCCGACGGGATCCGGGCTCATCGGCTCCTTCGTCACCTCGGTCACCAGTGAGGCTGCTGATCTCGAAGCGAAACAGACGTCGATCAATCCGAACTTCGCCGCGATAGTTGTCGAACTGTTGAGGGAAGCTGGAGTGAAGGATGGCGATCCGGTGGCTATCAGCTTTTCCGGCTCCTTTCCGGTTCTCAACATTGCGGCGTGTGCCGCCATAGCAACGCTCCACCTGAAGCCAATCATCATTTCTTCGGTAAGTTCTTCCCAATGGGGAGCCAATTATCCAGATTTTCTCTGGATAGACATGGAGAATCTCCTGAACACCAAAGACATATTCCCCTTTCGTTCCCAAGCGGCATCCATGGGCGGCAGACATGACCGGGGTGCGGAACTCACAGAGAAAGGGCGGAAAGAGATCCTGGATGCCATCAGCCGCAACCGGCTCACTCTGATCAAATCCGCCACCATTCACGAAGACATCGACAGCCGCATGGCCATCTATTTCGCCAAGGCGCGACCGAGGGCCTATCTGAACGTGGGAGGGGGGCGGGCGGCCGCGGGCATCCGGACATTCAAGAGGCTTCTGAAGCCGGGGCTGCTCTTTTTAACCCAGCATGCGGACGGAGGCCCGGATTCCGTGATACGCCGCTTTCTAAGAGAGGGCGTGCCTGTGATACATCTGGGAGATGTCAAGGAGTTGGCGAAACATTATCACCTGCCGATAGCTCCAGCGGCAATGCCCAAAGTAGGCGAAGGAAGCGTCTATTACCAGAGAAGCTACAATCTCTGGCTGGCAGGCATCGTCTTGCTTGCGCTCATATGCGGTTTTTACGTGTTTGCGCGATCAGATTGGGGATTCCGTATCCTGCAGAGCGCTCCCCACAAAACAGACGTCGGGCCTCCTGAGCCGATGATCTAG
- a CDS encoding GDSL-type esterase/lipase family protein — MVKAIFLVFFSLLIALAITEAALRAIHYSYSPLKIEVKGNPNDWRLKHSFQDRHFVYDPDLIWRPEKNNRVFNAQGYMGKELPAEKNDHEYRIVAIGDSNTLGWFGKERYNWPRYLEELLASRDKTFFVVNAGVWGYASYQGEKRFEESLSLKPDMVLISFGANDAHMVAVSDAEFTTRVFSRYKAFLYRFRVGQLIIAFLEKAMTQKKESGKDELVHRVSVEEYKHNLTKIVEISKKNNIVCILLTRPFIGKPHDRLSWKYFAPEYVKATVEVGKETGAPVVDIYSYFKDKEQYFADESHFNEDGHKFAAKVIYDQIESLLPGSALTNRQSKKENVDATFGPNASLNEVLECCSTM, encoded by the coding sequence ATGGTTAAGGCAATCTTTCTCGTATTTTTTTCCCTTCTTATAGCCCTTGCGATTACGGAAGCCGCGCTACGGGCGATTCATTACAGCTATTCCCCTTTAAAAATAGAAGTCAAAGGCAACCCAAACGATTGGAGGCTAAAGCATTCATTTCAGGACAGACACTTCGTCTACGATCCTGATTTGATATGGCGACCCGAAAAGAATAATCGTGTCTTCAATGCTCAGGGGTATATGGGCAAAGAACTTCCCGCAGAAAAGAATGATCATGAATACCGTATAGTCGCCATTGGAGACTCGAACACCTTGGGCTGGTTTGGAAAGGAAAGATACAACTGGCCCAGGTATCTGGAGGAATTATTAGCAAGCCGGGATAAGACTTTCTTCGTCGTTAATGCAGGCGTGTGGGGATACGCGTCGTATCAGGGAGAAAAAAGGTTTGAAGAGAGCCTCTCATTAAAACCAGACATGGTGCTGATAAGCTTCGGAGCAAATGATGCGCATATGGTCGCAGTTTCCGATGCTGAGTTTACCACAAGAGTTTTTTCGCGCTACAAAGCTTTTCTTTACAGGTTTAGAGTGGGCCAGCTCATCATAGCCTTCCTTGAAAAAGCCATGACCCAGAAAAAAGAATCAGGAAAAGACGAACTCGTTCACAGGGTAAGTGTGGAGGAGTACAAACATAACTTAACAAAGATAGTGGAGATCTCCAAGAAGAACAACATTGTGTGTATTTTGCTTACCCGCCCCTTTATAGGCAAACCTCATGATCGTCTGTCATGGAAATATTTTGCTCCGGAATACGTCAAGGCCACCGTAGAAGTGGGCAAGGAGACTGGTGCACCTGTTGTTGACATTTATTCTTACTTTAAAGACAAAGAGCAGTATTTTGCTGACGAATCGCACTTTAATGAGGATGGGCATAAGTTTGCAGCAAAGGTCATCTACGATCAGATAGAATCGTTGTTGCCCGGGTCCGCTCTCACAAACAGACAATCAAAGAAAGAGAATGTGGACGCTACCTTCGGGCCCAATGCGTCTTTAAACGAGGTCTTGGAGTGCTGCAGCACAATGTAA
- a CDS encoding nitroreductase, whose translation MDVLEAMESRTSRRAFLRKQVDQGTLERIVKSANRSPSYMNTQPWELYVVGGKVKDALAGKLSSDITNGVPLVPDIPFPTVWPVDHEERFKHHRLRRFRALGIDPDKQQDEVIAAYRNNFKFFDAPCVIFVAMDRTLTPWSIFDCGSFVNGFLLAAHAEGLGGCPQAVPTGYADAIRTELAIPGHLMIVLCISLGYPDPASPVNQYHSLRRELAEFVHWYGFSER comes from the coding sequence ATGGACGTTCTTGAGGCCATGGAATCACGGACGAGTCGGAGAGCTTTCCTCCGCAAACAGGTTGATCAGGGCACCTTAGAAAGAATCGTGAAGAGCGCCAATAGAAGCCCATCGTACATGAACACTCAGCCATGGGAACTCTATGTTGTGGGAGGCAAAGTAAAAGATGCACTGGCCGGGAAACTCTCTTCGGATATAACAAACGGTGTTCCTCTGGTACCCGACATTCCTTTTCCAACAGTGTGGCCGGTTGACCATGAAGAGCGTTTTAAACATCACCGCCTCCGTCGATTCCGCGCTCTGGGAATAGATCCCGACAAGCAGCAGGACGAAGTCATTGCGGCCTACAGGAATAATTTCAAATTTTTCGACGCACCATGCGTTATCTTTGTAGCGATGGACAGGACGTTAACGCCCTGGTCGATCTTTGATTGCGGTTCTTTCGTGAATGGATTTCTTCTTGCCGCTCACGCTGAGGGTCTAGGTGGATGCCCCCAGGCGGTTCCCACGGGTTATGCCGATGCAATCCGCACAGAACTGGCCATCCCCGGTCATTTGATGATTGTACTATGCATATCACTCGGTTACCCTGACCCGGCGTCACCGGTCAATCAATACCATTCTCTGCGGCGAGAATTGGCGGAATTCGTGCACTGGTACGGATTTTCGGAGAGATAA